A window of the Phaseolus vulgaris cultivar G19833 chromosome 5, P. vulgaris v2.0, whole genome shotgun sequence genome harbors these coding sequences:
- the LOC137835443 gene encoding protein NUCLEAR FUSION DEFECTIVE 6, mitochondrial-like isoform X1 → MSRRAKRGFSVVEPYTSGECVDRTLTLKFSDNEMASTAGAAARSILRSCSGRRAAFRLGSEAKAGGSPFRVASNKPLSQSTLRRPVELSFCVESMLPYHTATASALLTSMLSVSRRSYGWLPEGQEKTI, encoded by the exons ATGAGCAGAAGAGCTAAGCGGGGTTTTAGTGTTGTAGAACCCTACACCAGTGGAGAGTGTGTGGATCGAACGCTAACCCTAAAATTTTCCGACAACGAAATGGCATCGACCGCCGGCGCCGCCGCGAGATCGATACTCCGATCATGTTCTGGTCGTCGCGCTGCGTTCCGTCTCGGCTCGGAAGCTAAAGCGGGTGGCTCTCCGTTCCGCGTTGCTTCCAATAAACCTCTCTCCCAATCAACACTGAG GCGTCCCGTTGAATTGAGTTTTTGTGTGGAATCCATGCTACCGTATCACACGGCAACTGCTTCTGCTTTGTTGACTTCAATGCTCTCGGTGTCTCGCCGTAGCTACGGCTGGCTTCCTGAAG GCCAAGAGAAGACTATTTGA
- the LOC137834321 gene encoding uncharacterized protein: MEEDHSPEVDIVFTKADLQDVVPHDNDSIVISLVTARRRVHRVLVDKGSSADVMFWPTFSKLQLSPDHLKPYPGCLYGFAGDQVEVRGYIELSTTFTDGVVARTEKIKYLVVNAPSAYNILLGRLTLNRLGAVPSTRHMKLKLPSMEGVVITIKSDQKEARRCYENSLKQRRNVCHVTSTPPSGEDERRAEVATWVRGTQGDVEMEEAVLGGSRDAQDKAEVESAIAPHESGIARAVIASEKRPHPTEGWVETEIGGKKFKLGGPLSEDARQQISGVIEKNMDAFAWLTADMPGIDPDFLCLRLAMDPQVRPVRQRRRKFNEERRQVIHEETHKLLDAGHIREIQYPEWLVNVVLVKKSNGKWRVCVDFTDLNKACPKDSYPLPSIDALEDSASGGQLMSFLDAFSRYNQIRMHPLDECKTAFMTERSCYCYKVIPFGLKNAGATYQRLMDRVLSPMLGRNVQAYVDDMVVTSRGKEQHVTDLEELFTTIAKYGLKLNPEKCIFGVEAGKFLGFLLTERGIEANPEKCAAIMAMRSPTSVKEVQQLTGRLTALSRFMSAGGEKGHPYFQCLKWNSRFVWTEECEEAFVKLKQYLASPPVLCKPQVGAPLRLYFAVTERAVNSVLVQEQDQTQRPIYFVSKVLQGPEVRYQALEKAALAVVFSARKLRHYFHSFTVVVMTDLPIQKVLKKPDVAGRMVKWVVELSEFDIRYEPQGPIKGQVFADFVDELSSSAAPSEGSTFRWVLSVDGSSNQQGSGAGVILEGPNEVLIEQSLRFAFKASNNQAEYEALIAGMLLAREMGARRLMAKTDSLLVTGQVTGEFQAKDPQMAAYLEYVHTLKVSFAEFELTHVPREQNARADLLAKLASSSKGGRQRTVIQETLKVPRTFTRTTRCCRCASRMSV, encoded by the coding sequence ATGGAGGAAGATCACTCCCCTGAAGTTGACATTGTTTTCACCAAGGCAGATCTCCAAGACGTtgtgccccacgacaacgattCAATAGTGATCTCCCTCGTCACGGCAAGGAGGAGGGTGCACAGGGTCCTAGTGGACAaaggaagctcagcagacgtaatgttctggccgacgttcaGCAAGCTGCAGTTGTCTCCTGACCATCTGAAGCCGTACCCggggtgcttgtatggtttcgcaggggaccaggtggaggtgcgaGGCTACATAGAGCTGAGTACTACTTTCACGGATGGTGTCGTGGCCCGCACCGAAAAGATCAAGTACTTGGTGGTCAATGCTCCATCCGcttacaacatactgttgggaaggctGACGCTTAACAGGTTGGGGGCCGtaccatcgacgaggcacatgaagctaAAGCTGCCatcgatggagggggtggtgatcaccattaaATCAGACCAAAAGGAAGCCCGACGCTGCTACGAGAACAGCCTCAAGCAGCGGAGAAATGTATGCCATGTTACCTCGACGCCGCCGTCGGGAGAGGACGAAAGACGAGCGGAGGTCGCAACGTGGGTAAGGGGCACGCAGGGCGACGTGGAGATGGAGGAAGCGGTGCTCGGGGGCTCGAGAGATGCCCAAGATAAAGCTGAGGTAGAAAGCGCGATCGCGCCTCACGAGTctgggatcgcgagggcggtcatcgccagtgaaAAAAGACCCCACCCGACTGAGGGGTGGGTGGAGacggagatcgggggaaaaaaGTTCAAGCTGGGCGGACCACTCAGCGAGGACGCGCGACAGCAGATATCCGGGGTGATTGAGAAGAACATGGACGCTTTCGCTTGGTTAACCGCAGACATGCCAGGCATTGACCCGGACTTCCTCTGTCTTCGCCTGGCGATGGACCCTCAGGTCCGACCGGTGCGCcaaaggaggaggaagttcaatgaggaaagGAGGCAGGTGATCCACGAGGAAACCCACAAGCTCTTGGATGCGGGacatatcagagaaatccagtacccagaATGGCTGGTCAATGTGGTGCTGGTGAAAAAGTCAAACGGCAAGTGGAGAGTGTGCGTGGATTTCACCGACCTCAACAAAGCATGCCCCAAGGACTCCTATCCCCTACCCAGCATTGACGCCCTGGAGGATAGCGCGTCAGGAGGTCAGCTtatgagtttcttggatgcattttCGCGTTACAACCAAATCAGGATGCACCCGTTGGAcgagtgcaagaccgcgttcatgacCGAGCGGTcttgttactgttataaggtaatACCGTTCGGAttgaagaatgcgggagccacctatcagaggttgatggatagggtgctctcgccgaTGCTGGGGAGGAACGTCCaggcttacgtcgatgacatggtggtgacctcacGGGGGAAGGAGCAACATGTCACTGATCTGGAGGAATTATTTACAACAATCGCCAAGTACGGGTTGAAACTCAACccagagaaatgtatttttggtGTGGAAGCGGGGAAGTTTCtaggtttcctcttaacagagcggggaatcgaggCGAATCCCGAGAAATGTGCGGCGATcatggcaatgaggagcccaacgtcggtgaaggaggtgcaacaactcACCGGTCGGCTGACAGCATTGTCACGATTCATGTCCGCCGGaggggagaagggccatcctTACTTCCAATGTCTCAAGTGGAATAGCAGGTTCGTTTGGACTGAAGAATGCGAGGAGGCATTCGTTAAGCTTAAGCAATATTTGGCAAGCCCGCCAGTGCTGTGCAAGCCACAGGTGGGCGCCCCTCTTCGTTTGTACTTTGCTGTAACGGAGAGGGCGGTCAATTCAGTTCTGGTCCAAGAGCAAGACCAGACACAGAgacctatttattttgtaagtAAGGTGTTGCAAGGTCCTGAAgtaaggtatcaggccctggagaaggcagcCCTGGCGGTGGTGTTCTCGGCGAGGAAGCtacgccactacttccacagcttcacggtcgtagtgatgactgatctccccatccagaaggtgCTGAAGAAGCCAGACGTAGCCGGGAGAATGGTGAAATGGGTCGTAGAGCTGTCCGAGTTCGATATCAGGTACGAGCCCcaaggaccgatcaaggggcaggtctTTGCGGACTTCGTCGACGAGTTGTCGTCGAGCGCTGCGCCATCGGAGGGCTCGACTTTCCGATGGGTCTTGTCGGTGGATGGATCCTCCAACCAACAGGGGAGTGGCGCGGGGGTTATCTTGGAAGGCCCAAACGAAGTGTTGATCGAGCAGTCTctgcgtttcgccttcaaagccagcaacaaccaggcggagtacgaggccctgatcgcCGGTATGTTATTGGCAAGAGAGATGGGAGCGAGAAGATTAATGGCCAAAACCGATTCCCTGTTGGTCACTGGGCAGGTAACGGGagagttccaggccaaagacccacagatggcggcatacctggagtatgtgcacaCCTTGAAGGTGTCATTTGCAGAGTTTGAGTTGACCCACGTGCCGAGagaacaaaatgccagagccgacTTGCTCGCCAAGCTAGCCAGCTCGAGCAaagggggaaggcagaggaccgtcattcaggagacgtTGAAGGTGCCTCGAACGTTCACACGGACAACCAGGTGCTGCAGGTGTGCAAGTCGTATGAGCGTGTAG
- the LOC137835443 gene encoding protein NUCLEAR FUSION DEFECTIVE 6, mitochondrial-like isoform X2, with protein MASTAGAAARSILRSCSGRRAAFRLGSEAKAGGSPFRVASNKPLSQSTLRRPVELSFCVESMLPYHTATASALLTSMLSVSRRSYGWLPEDCNDDV; from the exons ATGGCATCGACCGCCGGCGCCGCCGCGAGATCGATACTCCGATCATGTTCTGGTCGTCGCGCTGCGTTCCGTCTCGGCTCGGAAGCTAAAGCGGGTGGCTCTCCGTTCCGCGTTGCTTCCAATAAACCTCTCTCCCAATCAACACTGAG GCGTCCCGTTGAATTGAGTTTTTGTGTGGAATCCATGCTACCGTATCACACGGCAACTGCTTCTGCTTTGTTGACTTCAATGCTCTCGGTGTCTCGCCGTAGCTACGGCTGGCTTCCTGAAG ATTGCAATGATGATGTGTGA
- the LOC137835443 gene encoding protein NUCLEAR FUSION DEFECTIVE 6, mitochondrial-like isoform X3: MASTAGAAARSILRSCSGRRAAFRLGSEAKAGGSPFRVASNKPLSQSTLRRPVELSFCVESMLPYHTATASALLTSMLSVSRRSYGWLPEGS; the protein is encoded by the exons ATGGCATCGACCGCCGGCGCCGCCGCGAGATCGATACTCCGATCATGTTCTGGTCGTCGCGCTGCGTTCCGTCTCGGCTCGGAAGCTAAAGCGGGTGGCTCTCCGTTCCGCGTTGCTTCCAATAAACCTCTCTCCCAATCAACACTGAG GCGTCCCGTTGAATTGAGTTTTTGTGTGGAATCCATGCTACCGTATCACACGGCAACTGCTTCTGCTTTGTTGACTTCAATGCTCTCGGTGTCTCGCCGTAGCTACGGCTGGCTTCCTGAAG GTAGCTAA
- the LOC137835441 gene encoding uncharacterized protein At4g28440-like has translation MNSESMATTTTKRKPVFVKVDQLKPGTNGHTLTVKVVSSKPVKTVSNRGGRSSVLTARPSRIAECVVGDETGTIIFTARNEQVDLMNAGASLTLRNAKIDMFKGSMRLAVDRWGRIEATEPANFEVKEDNNLSLVEYELVNVVEE, from the exons atgaactCAGAATCCATGGCCACAACGACGACGAAACGAAAACCTGTGTTTGTGAAGGTCGATCAACTAAAACCTGGCACCAATGGCCACACACTGACGGTCAAGGTGGTGAGCTCTAAGCCGGTGAAGACGGTGAGCAACCGAGGCGGTCGATCATCGGTGCTCACGGCGCGACCGTCGCGCATCGCCGAGTGCGTCGTTGGTGACGAAACTGGAACCATAATCTTCACCGCTCGCAACGAACAGG TGGACCTCATGAATGCTGGTGCTAGTTTAACTCTGCGTAATGCAAAGATTGACATGTTCAAGGGATCTATGAGGCTTGCAGTTGATAGATGGGGGCGTATTGAGGCGACGGAACCTGCAAATTTTGAAGTTAAAGAGGATAACAATCTTTCATTAGTTGAATATGAATTAGTTAATGTTgttgaagagtga
- the LOC137834320 gene encoding uncharacterized protein, protein MTSDEVMEVDAAGRADTWITPYQRYLADGVLPLEPTEAKRIKKSSSKFTLIDGDLFRFGFTHPVLVCVHGEQCTRLMSELHEGICGSHVGGRALVGRVLRAGYYWPTLREDCAGYALRCKQCQQHAD, encoded by the coding sequence ATGACATCCGACGAGGTGATGGAGGTTGACGCCGCTGGAAGGGctgacacgtggataacgccgtACCAGCGATATTTGGCAGATGGGGTGCTCCCGCTGGAGCCTACGGAGGCAAAGAGGATAAAGAAAAGCTCGAGCAAATTCACTCTCATCGATGGGGATCTCTTCAGGTTCGGGTTCACCCATCCGGTGTTAGTGTGCGTGCACGGGGAGCAGTGCACGAGGCTTATgtcagagctccacgaaggaatatgtgggaGCCACGTCGGTGGTCGCGCCTTGGTGGGTAGAGTTCTCCgtgcggggtactactggccaacgctgAGGGAAGATTGTGCGGGCTATGCTCtgcgttgcaagcagtgtcagcaaCACGCAGATTAG
- the LOC137835442 gene encoding reticulon-like protein B17 encodes MDSSSPQPNPSLPIEDDKPIQQHLSTPTKPPSAPADSTTHIDTPLLELPDSAGRRRRCKTRAPQTASPRNPRKPRRRFELEIREEKDSGLIEEVGKQPKKRRQTARTKKEKPSSVPPSASSPKSEEESGGDFDRVGQMVSDLIMWKDASKSTFWFGFGSLCLLSSCFTQGLNFSIFSAMSQFGILFLGASFFSNSICQGNMAVEKREVRLKEDDILRLAKLSLPTLNFAISKMRALFSGEPCMTLKVVPFLLLGAEYGHLITIWRLCAIGFFISFSVPKLYSCYSAQINKRAECLKLWLLDAWSACTHKKKVLASVVMAFWNLSSIKTRIFTIFILLVLFRHLRQQVTLQLEDGEDEVSEKEQQKAAVMAEPEQEA; translated from the exons ATGGATTCTTCATCTCCTCAACCAAACCCTTCTCTCCCAATTGAAGACGACAAACCCATCCAACAACACCTCTCAACTCCCACCAAACCCCCTTCGGCCCCCGCAGACTCCACCACCCACATCGACACGCCGCTTCTGGAGTTGCCGGATTCCGCCGGGCGCCGCCGCCGCTGCAAAACTCGGGCACCCCAAACTGCCTCCCCGAGGAATCCTCGCAAACCCAGGCGACGCTTCGAGCTTGAGATTCGAGAAGAAAAGGACTCGGGGTTGATCGAAGAGGTTGGAAAACAACCCAAGAAGAGAAGACAAACCGCGCGAACTAAGAAGGAGAAACCTAGCTCTGTTCCACCTTCCGCCTCATCTCCAA aaagtgaagaagagagTGGCGGTGATTTCGATCGTGTTGGGCAGATGGTTAGTGATTTGATCATGTGGAAAGATGCGTCGAAGTCAACGTTTTGGTTTGGGTTCGGGTCGCTTTGTCTCTTGTCTTCTTGCTTTACTCAAGGACTGAACTTCAG CATTTTCTCGGCCATGTCGCAATTTGGAATTCTCTTCTTGGGTGCTTCGTTTTTCTCAAATTCGATTTGTCAAGG AAATATGGCTGTGGAAAAGAGGGAAGTCAGGCTGAAAGAAGACGACATTTTGCGTCTTGCAAAGTTAAGTCTTCCTACACTGAATTTTGCAATTTCAAAGATGAGGGCGCTATTCTCAGGAGAACCATGCATGACCCTCAAA GTTGTTCCTTTCCTTCTACTAGGTGCAGAATACGGCCACCTAATTACTATCTGGAGGCTGTGTGCCATTG GATTTTTTATCAGTTTCAGTGTTCCAAAGCTCTATTCTTGCTACAGTGCTCAAATAAATAAGAGAG CTGAGTGCTTGAAATTATGGTTGTTGGATGCATGGAGTGCTTGCACTCACAAGAAGAAAGTGTTGGCATCAGTAGTCATGGCCTTCTGGAATCTATCTTCAATAAAAACTCGAATCTTCACAA TTTTCATATTGCTCGTACTATTCAGACATTTAAGGCAGCAGGTGACACTACAGttagaagatggagaagatgaAGTAAGCGAGAAGGAACAGCAGAAAGCAGCTGTGATGGCAGAGCCAGAGCAGGAAGCATAG